One window from the genome of Eucalyptus grandis isolate ANBG69807.140 chromosome 7, ASM1654582v1, whole genome shotgun sequence encodes:
- the LOC104445375 gene encoding calmodulin-binding protein 60 C-like, translating to MENAFKEMAQQMSSLKNDVQKLTERVELAINHSPHLGRANAKSTGENEVRNLQLQIQTKVSDTLFTGKKVEGEGGARISVALIDANTGDVVRSGPESFIRLDVVVLKGGFNKDDGDNWTKEEFDGQLAKVREKKGLLLTGDLQLTLKGGVGELGELIFRDNSRSDDTEKFRIGLKVASGYCGLKVASGYCENTRIREGKTNAFRVKERRGESNQKHYPPALDDEVWRLDKIAKDGISHQN from the exons ATGGAGAATGCTTTCAAAGAGATGGCGCAACAGATGAGTTCATTGAAGAATGACGTTCAGAAACTG ACGGAAAGAGTGGAGCTTGCAATTAATCACTCTCCCCACCTTGGAAG GGCTAATGCTAAATCTACGGGAGAAAATGAAGTGAGAAACTTACAGCTTCAAATTCAAACCAAAGTGTCAGACACTCTATTTACTGGAAAGAAAGTAGAAGGAGAGGGGGGTGCTCGCATTTCTGTTGCCTTGATCGATGCAAATACAGGGGATGTTGTTAGATCAGGCCCAGAATCCTTCATAAGGTTGGACGTCGTCGTGCTTAAAGGTGGCTTCAACAAAGATGACGGGGATAACTGGACAAAAGAAGAGTTTGACGGCCAACTGGCTAAAGTACGTGAAAAAAAGGGGCTGCTTTTGACAGGAGATCTCCAATTGACACTCAAGGGAGGTGTTGGGGAGCTGGGAGAACTGATATTTAGGGACAATTCCCGCTCAGATGACACTGAAAAATTCAGGATAGGGCTTAAGGTGGCATCAGGTTATTGTGGGCTTAAGGTGGCATCAGGTTATTGTGAGAATACACGAATccgagaaggaaaaacaaatgcCTTCCGGGTCAAGGAACGTAGAGGAGAAT CAAACCAGAAACATTATCCACCTGCATTGGATGATGAGGTCTGGAGGTTGGACAAGATTGCCAAAGATGGGATATCTCACCAAAATTGA
- the LOC108959741 gene encoding uncharacterized protein LOC108959741 — MSKHAAVFNTDRQLTGLINDILYSATDRLSAQEKEPGDAIIKKAAFDNRNDVGEFHCEIFSGSMLKNSSQVIERQIGNLIPVQCHSAPRTCATSVGPEALPANAGSPVEVLSPGHNGVADLPLPVQSQITGCGDAMEFPVDESAPPAASQHLSANRRNAQFSQGDGGSTCFGQLIQSPDIISQEATGSQMSNPWRQTDSTTVEELALPSEPPDAPRPEGDHAMEDSQFDDADSPMDYLSILDFGTTFQTPPGMMVLFRCQQRSVMAVMQWVSSSGGEASEFVQLDGPPIQGMTGNKWEDLLDHAKTCPVNKKNYMLHDNEGDRGVISDNVGERLNDDKDLSDETSPMQEKGSSAFPSQVSEGQIQNLTPVQYNLAPGICTALANAGSTAKGHNGVALALPVQSQNNNLANALEHPVITLFISLDISSYL, encoded by the exons ATGAGTAAGCATGCTGCTGTATTCAACACTGATCGTCAGCTGACCGGCCTAATCAACGACATTTTATATTCAGCTACTGATCGACTTTCTGCCCAAGAGAAG GAACCTGGAGATGCAATCATAAAAAAGGCGGCCTTTGATAATCGGAATGATGTTGGGGAGTTCCATTGTGAGATCTTTTCTGGTTCGATGCTAAAGAATAGCTCTCAAGTTATTGAAAGacaaattggaaatctcataCCTGTTCAATGTCATTCAGCTCCACGAACCTGTGCCACTTCAGTTGGTCCGGAAGCTCTGCCAGCAAATGCGGGCTCCCCTGTTGAAG TTCTTTCTCCAGGACATAATGGTGTAGCCGATTTGCCATTGCCGGTACAGTCACAAATTACCGGTTGTGGGGATGCCATGGAGTTTCCAGTTGATGAAAGTGCTCCTCCTGCTGCGAGCCAGCACCTATCTGCAAACCGCCGGAATGCTCAATTTTCTCAGGGAGATGGTGGTAGTACTTGCTTCGGACAGCTGATACAGTCGCCTGATATCATTTCGCAGGAAGCCACGGGTAGCCAAATGTCCAATCCGTGGAGGCAAACGGACTCTACTACAGTAGAAGAGCTTGCTCTCCCCTCTGAACCACCCGATGCCCCTCGTCCTGAAGGCGATCACGCAATGGAAGATTCCCAATTCGACGATGCAGATTCTCCGATGGATTACTTGAGCATACTAGATTTTGGCACGACGTTTCAGACCCCACCAGGGATGATGGTTCTGTTTAGGTGCCAGCAAAGGTCGGTAATGGCTGTGATGCAGTGGGTTTCTTCATCAGGAGGAGAGGCGTCCGAATTTGTGCAGTTAGATGGACCGCCAATTCAA GGCATGACAGGGAATAAGTGGGAAGACCTCCTAGATCATGCAAAAACTTGCCCTGTGAATAAGAAAAATTACATGTTACACGATAATGAAGGAGATCGTGGTGTTATATCTGACAATGTAG GAGAAAGGCTCAATGATGACAAGGACCTCAGTGATGAGACTAGTCCAATGCAGGAGAAAGGCTCAAGCGCTTTTCCATCTCAAGTCTCTGAAGGTCAAATTCAAAACCTCACCCCTGTTCAATATAATTTGGCTCCAGGAATCTGCACTGCTCTTGCAAATGCGGGCTCTACTGCTAAAG GACATAATGGTGTAGCTTTGGCATTACCAGTACAGTCACAAAATAACAATCTTGCAAATGCCTTAGAGCATCCAGTGATCACACTTTTCATCTCACTGGACATCAGCTCGTATTTGTAG
- the LOC104457291 gene encoding calmodulin-binding protein 60 D, translating into MSPQKRGLPSTSSGQASLLRRPRTARTNQTWRRSGRNLVQRSWYMEQVVRRVVREELERAEKSRLAEYCQSCTGNGLEDLVRSLENTVQKLEKAVEPANNHSPHLRRANTKSMAKSDVRNLQLQLRTKLSLPIFTGKKLEGKGGDRISVVLIDANTGEVVTSDPESSIKLDVVVLEGDFKKDDGDNWTQKEFENYLVKQREGKRPLLAGNLQVTLKRGVGELGELLFTDNSSWNRSKKFRIGLMVASGYCENTRIREAKTDAFTVKEHRGESYEKHYPPSCDDEVYRLDRIAKDGKSHEKLMKVGINKVEDFLLQLFTDSDKLREILGKSIIPKRWDSLVRHAKTCKISWKLCLYYLDSMRKHGALFDAAGQLIGLIKDRVYVATHRLSAQEKEHGDTIVKKALGNKNNVMVFNGETFSPMQPGQGSASPWLGKVSLTSQICVAPGGLEASLANVDLTAEGHNVATAFTLPVQPQITIPGYDMEPSVDELLAELWRDNSNGLISLGDNGVTTVELPAQSNDINLQYAKPSQMIGLGSQMDYMVIEHGLPSRPTYASTSSFQSGSALPLSAGIHGMEDFGSLDSDDSTANQLAGIRNSPDDDTFQTSRCYDGFATGDAFAHWIKIFLVLKRFCHIRKRRARVVQLDEPLMEVQA; encoded by the exons atGTCGCCGCAGAAGAGAGGTTTGCCTTCCACTTCTTCAGGTCAAGCAAGTCTGCTCAGAAGGCCGCGCACCGCTCGAACGAA TCAAACATGGCGTCGGTCTGGGAGGAATCTTGTGCAAAGGAGCTGGTATATGGAGCAGGTTGTCCGGAGAGTG GTCAGAGAAGAGCTGGAGCGTGCTGAAAAATCTCGCTTGGCCGAATATTGTCAAAG TTGCACAGGGAATGGTCTCGAAGATCTAGTGCGCTCATTGGAGAATACTGTTCAGAAACTG GAGAAAGCAGTGGAGCCTGCAAACAATCACTCTCCCCACCTCAGAAG GGCTAATACTAAATCTATGGCGAAGAGTGATGTGAGAAACTTACAGCTTCAACTTCGAACCAAACTGTCACTTCCTATATTTACTGGAAAGAAACTAGAAGGAAAGGGGGGCGATCGCATTTCCGTTGTCTTGATTGATGCTAATACAGGAGAGGTCGTCACATCAGACCCAGAATCCTCCATTAAGCTGGATGTTGTTGTGCTTGAAGGTGACTTCAAAAAAGACGATGGTGATAACTGGACTCAAAAAGAGTTTGAGAACTACCTGGTCAAACAACGTGAAGGAAAGAGGCCGCTATTGGCTGGAAATCTACAAGTGACGCTCAAGAGAGGTGTTGGGGAGCTGGGAGAGCTACTATTTACAGACAATTCCAGCTGGAATAGGAGTAAAAAGTTCAGGATAGGGCTTATGGTGGCATCCGGTTATTGTGAGAATACACGAATCCGAGAAGCAAAAACTGATGCCTTCACTGTCAAGGAACATAGAGGAGAAT CATACGAGAAACATTATCCACCTAGCTGTGATGATGAGGTTTATAGGCTGGACAGGATTGCCAAAGATGGGAAATCTCACGAAAAACTGATGAAAGTCGGAATAAATAAAGTGGAGGACTTTCTACTGCAACTGTTTACGGACTCCGACAAGTTGAGAGAG ATTCTTGGGAAGAGCATAATACCAAAGAGATGGGATAGCCTAGTTCGTCATGCAAAGACTTGCAAAATAAGTTGGAAACTTTGTTTGTACTATCTTGATAGCATGAGGAAGCATGGTGCTCTATTTGACGCTGCTGGTCAACTGATCGGCCTAATCAAAGACAGGGTATATGTCGCTACTCATCGACTTTCTGCCCAAGAGAAG GAACATGGAGATACAATCGTGAAAAAGGCCCTTGGTAACAAAAATAATGTTATGGTGTTCAATGGTGAGACCTTTTCTCCAATGCAAcctgggcaaggctcggcctcaccttggctgggcaagGTTTCTTTGACTTCACAAATTTGTGTCGCTCCAGGTGGTCTAGAAGCTTCTCTGGCAAATGTGGACTTGACTGCTGAAG GACATAATGTTGCAACTGCTTTTACATTGCCAGTACAGCCCCAAATTACCATCCCTGGATATGACATGGAGCCTTCAGTTGATGAATTACTCGCTGAATTATGGAGAGACAACTCGAATGGTCTAATTTCTCTAGGAGATAATGGTGTCACTACTGTCGAATTGCCAGCACAGTCCAATGATATCAATTTACAATATGCCAAGCCAAGCCAAATGATCGGTTTGGGGAGCCAAATGGACTATATGGTGATTGAGCATGGTCTCCCCTCTAGACCAACCTATGCCTCAACATCAAGCTTCCAATCTGGGAGTGCACTTCCTCTGTCTGCAGGCATTCACGGGATGGAAGATTTCGGATCACTCGATTCAGATGATAGTACTGCGAACCAGTTGGCTGGCATTCGGAACTCACCGGATGATGACACCTTTCAGACCTCACGATGTTATGACGGTTTTGCTACCGGAGATGCTTTTGCACACTGGATAAAAATATTTCTAGTGCTCAAGCGGTTTTGCCACATCAGGAAGAGACGTGCCAGAGTTGTGCAGTTAGATGAACCACTGATGGAAGTCCAGGCTTGA